From Verrucomicrobiia bacterium, a single genomic window includes:
- a CDS encoding hemolysin family protein translates to MAAGPIIPVALVLVFAGASFFFSLAETSLFSLSKWQVRQLSERKPVAGRTVARLLAQPQDLLAAIALGNTSANAAMLVVAAWMVLHRHWPSAPVIGGLLGLMLIAGEVLPKTMAVRKPEQWALRVAWLLSWIMAVSQPLCQVAGGANAALLKRLTPRTVQPPSGLTDAEYQELLEMAYQQGALAQSEKEIILQIISLDRRKAKEVMKSRSQMAAISDELSIEEMIAAARCFKHRRLPIYDENPDTIVGILNTRALLLDPQIDLADAIEFPSFVPETMNLLQLLKSLQRQQRGLAIVLDEFGGTAGIVTMEDILEEMIGKIRSEVQTDGFVLEKLGPGRWRVSGALRLDDFCREYPALGDVPEVETMGGLLMSLVDVVPTPGDSAVYRGLKLTAKATDERRVRELLVEAVKGVQ, encoded by the coding sequence ATGGCGGCCGGGCCGATAATCCCTGTAGCGCTGGTTTTGGTCTTTGCGGGGGCAAGCTTCTTCTTTTCACTCGCGGAGACTTCCCTTTTTTCTCTGAGCAAATGGCAGGTGCGGCAGTTGTCTGAGCGCAAGCCGGTGGCCGGGAGGACAGTGGCCCGGCTGTTGGCACAGCCTCAGGACCTCCTGGCGGCCATTGCCCTGGGCAACACCTCAGCCAACGCGGCGATGCTGGTGGTCGCCGCCTGGATGGTCCTTCACCGGCATTGGCCTTCGGCCCCGGTTATCGGCGGGTTGTTGGGGCTGATGCTCATCGCCGGCGAGGTGCTGCCCAAAACCATGGCCGTGCGCAAGCCCGAGCAATGGGCGCTGCGGGTGGCCTGGCTGTTATCGTGGATCATGGCTGTCAGCCAGCCCTTATGCCAGGTAGCTGGCGGGGCCAATGCCGCGCTGCTCAAGCGGTTGACCCCGCGCACGGTCCAGCCTCCCAGCGGCCTGACCGACGCCGAGTACCAGGAATTGCTCGAAATGGCCTACCAGCAAGGGGCGCTCGCGCAATCGGAAAAGGAAATCATCCTCCAAATCATCAGCCTGGACCGCCGCAAGGCCAAGGAGGTGATGAAATCCCGCTCGCAGATGGCCGCCATATCCGACGAGCTGTCCATTGAGGAAATGATCGCCGCTGCCCGCTGTTTCAAACACCGCCGGCTGCCCATTTACGATGAAAACCCCGATACGATCGTGGGCATCCTCAACACCCGGGCGCTGCTGCTGGACCCCCAAATCGATCTCGCCGATGCCATCGAGTTCCCCTCGTTTGTGCCCGAAACGATGAACCTGCTCCAACTGCTCAAGAGTCTTCAGCGCCAGCAACGGGGTTTGGCGATTGTGCTGGACGAGTTCGGCGGCACCGCCGGCATTGTGACGATGGAGGACATCCTGGAGGAAATGATCGGAAAAATTCGCAGTGAGGTCCAGACCGATGGGTTCGTCCTGGAAAAGCTCGGGCCGGGCCGCTGGCGAGTCAGCGGCGCGCTGCGCCTGGACGATTTTTGCCGGGAGTACCCCGCCCTGGGAGACGTGCCGGAAGTCGAAACGATGGGTGGCTTATTGATGAGCCTGGTGGATGTGGTGCCGACGCCAGGGGATTCGGCGGTCTATCGGGGACTGAAGCTCACGGCCAAAGCGACTGATGAGCGGCGCGTCCGCGAGTTGCTGGTTGAAGCCGTCAAGGGGGTGCAATGA
- a CDS encoding CNNM domain-containing protein, translating into MTETLIWVCFGLSLVLSFVLSGMESGVFALSRLRIRQQMRAGRRSARALHEYLENPEDFLWTILVGNTLANFLILGWLVVILNRTLGRHLFWFTLIYVVAVFLFYAWFDFLPKMLFRLYPTRLCLFLARPFRLIHLMLRPLVILMEWFSDLLLRWRGGKAFTGHLFGNREELLLVMQESAQGFTSEERMMINRVLDLQALTVRQVMVPLKDAVTVAAQTPVGNVLALCRERKLSRFPVLDARDGQMRIIGLININPLLFQAEIEPARLAGELVKPALYLEEDLRLEVALRRMQRSGQRLGIVLNRERREIGILTLQDVLKVIFGQVSL; encoded by the coding sequence ATGACCGAGACGCTCATTTGGGTGTGCTTTGGCTTGAGCCTGGTATTGTCCTTTGTTTTATCGGGGATGGAGTCCGGGGTGTTCGCCTTAAGCCGGCTGCGCATCCGCCAGCAGATGCGCGCCGGGCGGCGCTCGGCCCGGGCGTTGCACGAGTATCTGGAAAACCCGGAGGACTTTTTGTGGACGATCCTGGTGGGCAACACGCTGGCCAACTTCCTAATCCTGGGCTGGCTGGTGGTCATCCTGAACCGGACGCTGGGCCGGCATTTGTTCTGGTTTACTCTCATTTACGTGGTGGCCGTGTTTCTGTTTTATGCCTGGTTCGATTTCCTGCCCAAAATGCTGTTCCGCCTATACCCCACGCGGCTTTGCCTGTTCCTGGCCAGGCCCTTTCGATTGATTCATTTGATGTTGCGCCCTCTGGTCATCCTCATGGAGTGGTTCTCCGACCTGCTGCTGCGCTGGCGCGGCGGGAAGGCCTTTACCGGCCATCTATTCGGGAACAGGGAAGAGCTGCTGCTGGTGATGCAGGAATCCGCCCAGGGCTTTACCTCGGAAGAACGCATGATGATTAACCGGGTGCTCGATCTCCAGGCGCTGACGGTGCGCCAAGTGATGGTTCCTCTCAAGGACGCCGTCACGGTTGCGGCGCAAACCCCAGTGGGCAACGTCCTGGCCCTCTGTCGCGAGCGCAAGCTTTCGCGCTTTCCCGTCCTGGATGCCCGCGACGGCCAAATGCGGATTATCGGCCTCATCAACATCAACCCGCTCCTGTTCCAAGCCGAGATCGAGCCGGCCCGGCTTGCGGGAGAACTGGTTAAGCCGGCGCTTTATCTGGAAGAGGACCTGCGCCTGGAAGTTGCCTTGCGCCGCATGCAACGCAGCGGCCAGCGCCTGGGCATTGTCCTGAACCGCGAGCGGCGGGAGATTGGCATTCTGACATTGCAGGACGTGCTGAAGGTCATTTTCGGGCAGGTCAGTTTATGA
- a CDS encoding hemolysin family protein encodes MQNAANLLTILWEVLLVLGLVSVNGFFVAAEFALARIRETQLDMLVIKGNRRAKVARSIIANLNSYLSATQLGITMASLGLGWAGEPVFLALLSPVLVWLRVESPAVRHSIAFAVGFTALTFLHISAGELAPKWLAIQYPLPLTLRIALPLRVFYLASYPLNRLLNLTAQWILRQAGIVIVGETKRVQSEEELRLLVSSFQGRAGGGDLGRDIFLNALDLRRRLACEVMRPRQEIVCLDTEASIAQCLDVAEKTRYSRFPLCEGGDLDKTLGVIHIKDLFTMRFKVRSGADLLPVARKLIYVPEVGHLEKLLRLFLERKLHLGIVVDEYGGTVGMITLENILEELVGQIQDEFDQEKPLLVRVSDSIWDAAGALPLHELEELVGAPLAQEGITTVSGWVTHRLGGFPKPGDVLKAGSYDLQVKETDGMRVARLRVSKRPEP; translated from the coding sequence ATGCAGAATGCCGCGAATCTTCTGACCATCTTGTGGGAGGTCCTGCTTGTCCTGGGGCTGGTGAGCGTCAATGGATTCTTCGTCGCGGCGGAGTTTGCGCTGGCGCGGATTCGCGAGACGCAGTTGGACATGCTGGTGATCAAGGGCAACCGGCGGGCGAAAGTGGCCCGGTCGATCATTGCCAACCTGAACTCGTACCTGAGCGCCACCCAGCTTGGGATTACCATGGCCAGCCTGGGCCTGGGCTGGGCGGGCGAGCCCGTCTTTTTGGCGCTGCTCTCGCCGGTTCTGGTCTGGTTGCGCGTCGAGTCGCCGGCAGTCCGCCATTCGATTGCGTTTGCCGTCGGGTTTACGGCACTGACTTTTCTGCACATCAGCGCCGGGGAACTTGCCCCAAAATGGCTGGCCATCCAATATCCGCTGCCGCTTACGCTGCGGATTGCCCTGCCTTTGCGCGTGTTCTATCTGGCATCCTATCCCTTGAACCGGCTGCTGAACCTGACCGCCCAATGGATATTACGCCAGGCTGGCATTGTCATCGTTGGCGAAACCAAACGGGTTCAGTCCGAAGAGGAACTACGCCTGTTGGTGAGCAGCTTCCAAGGGCGGGCCGGCGGCGGCGACCTGGGGCGAGATATTTTTCTCAACGCTTTGGACCTGCGACGGCGCCTGGCATGCGAGGTCATGCGGCCACGCCAGGAAATCGTTTGCCTCGATACCGAGGCCAGCATCGCTCAATGCCTGGATGTGGCAGAAAAGACCCGCTATTCCCGATTCCCACTCTGCGAAGGGGGCGACCTGGACAAAACGCTCGGCGTGATTCACATCAAAGACCTCTTTACCATGCGCTTCAAGGTCCGCAGCGGGGCAGACCTGCTCCCGGTTGCCCGCAAACTGATTTATGTCCCCGAGGTGGGGCATCTGGAAAAGCTGCTGCGCCTGTTTCTGGAACGCAAACTGCACTTGGGCATTGTGGTGGATGAATACGGCGGGACGGTGGGGATGATTACGCTCGAAAATATTCTCGAAGAACTGGTCGGCCAAATCCAGGATGAGTTCGATCAGGAAAAGCCGTTGCTGGTGCGGGTCAGCGACTCGATCTGGGACGCCGCCGGGGCACTGCCGCTGCACGAACTCGAGGAATTGGTGGGCGCGCCTTTGGCCCAGGAAGGCATCACAACCGTGAGCGGGTGGGTCACGCACCGCTTGGGGGGCTTTCCCAAACCGGGTGATGTGCTGAAGGCGGGGTCCTACGACCTGCAGGTCAAGGAAACCGATGGAATGCGCGTCGCCCGATTGCGCGTTTCTAAAAGACCTGAGCCGTAA
- a CDS encoding PmoA family protein: protein MFATHLSAGTSQGLTPAQLDQGVQIKQLSDRLRIEIDGHLFTEYRFKDVPRPYYYPLIGPGDLPMTRNWPMNDAPGEQHDHPHHRSLWFAHGNVNGHDFWSEQKGFGKIVHDGFAETISGRKEGVIKSRDKWVTEDGVVVCTDERTLRIYEPISPAERLFDFEVTLHASNGDLTFGDTKEGTMAVRLAATMRLKGKVGQGHIVNSEGVRDDETWGKRADWCDYYGPVQGQTVGIAIFDNPHNPRHPTWWHVRDYGLFAANPFGRHDFEKLPNKLAGNLTIPAGQSVTFRYRFYLHQGTEQEAKVAEKYKEYITAEKH, encoded by the coding sequence TTGTTCGCAACGCACCTGAGCGCCGGGACGAGCCAGGGCCTGACTCCCGCGCAATTGGACCAAGGCGTCCAAATCAAGCAGTTGTCAGATAGGTTGCGCATTGAAATCGATGGCCACCTGTTCACCGAGTATCGGTTTAAAGACGTGCCGCGGCCCTACTATTACCCTCTCATTGGTCCCGGAGATTTGCCCATGACCCGCAATTGGCCAATGAATGACGCGCCCGGCGAGCAACACGATCATCCTCATCACCGCTCACTTTGGTTCGCCCATGGCAATGTGAACGGCCACGATTTCTGGTCCGAACAGAAAGGTTTTGGCAAAATTGTTCATGATGGCTTTGCAGAGACGATATCGGGCAGAAAGGAGGGCGTGATCAAATCTCGCGATAAATGGGTCACTGAAGACGGCGTTGTCGTTTGCACGGATGAAAGGACACTGCGAATTTATGAACCAATCAGTCCTGCCGAGCGCCTCTTTGACTTTGAAGTCACGCTCCATGCCTCAAATGGCGACCTGACCTTCGGTGATACGAAGGAGGGGACAATGGCGGTGCGTTTGGCCGCTACCATGCGGCTCAAAGGCAAAGTCGGTCAGGGGCATATCGTCAACAGCGAAGGTGTCCGAGACGATGAAACCTGGGGCAAGCGAGCCGATTGGTGCGATTACTACGGCCCGGTCCAAGGCCAAACAGTCGGCATCGCCATTTTCGATAACCCGCACAACCCGCGGCATCCGACCTGGTGGCACGTGCGCGACTACGGCTTATTCGCCGCCAATCCATTCGGACGCCACGATTTCGAGAAATTACCGAATAAATTAGCCGGAAACCTCACGATCCCCGCCGGCCAAAGCGTCACCTTCCGCTACCGCTTTTACCTTCACCAAGGTACTGAGCAGGAGGCAAAGGTGGCGGAAAAATACAAAGAATACATCACAGCAGAAAAACATTAA
- a CDS encoding tetratricopeptide repeat protein — translation MNGFNNRRNAAHSRRSSPFGRSFAALCICALNCWAVSLQAAPVEIPDATFDAANKLYEQGKFTGAAAAFEKLAQSGRVSAALYFNLGNAFFKAGQLGRAIRAYDMAEQINPRDPDLRANLQFARNQVQGPTLAPGWQERWLDKLSLNEWTCLAAGAVWVWLLLLSIQQWLPRAKPALRGWIPPAGLASGLLCACMAVVWARHSRHEAIVVAREAVVRQAPLLEAQTSFSTHDGAELRVLDSKGDWLQVSPDPQRIGWVRKDQVLLAPGA, via the coding sequence ATGAACGGCTTCAACAACCGCCGTAATGCGGCGCACTCCAGACGCTCCTCCCCGTTCGGGCGCTCCTTCGCCGCCCTGTGCATCTGCGCCTTGAATTGCTGGGCCGTGTCCTTGCAGGCTGCCCCTGTTGAGATTCCCGATGCCACGTTTGACGCCGCCAACAAGCTCTATGAACAAGGCAAGTTCACCGGCGCGGCGGCAGCTTTCGAAAAGCTGGCTCAATCAGGCCGGGTGTCTGCCGCTCTTTATTTTAATTTGGGCAACGCCTTTTTCAAAGCGGGCCAGCTCGGGCGCGCTATCCGCGCTTATGACATGGCAGAGCAAATCAATCCAAGAGACCCGGACCTGAGGGCCAACCTGCAATTTGCGCGCAACCAGGTCCAGGGACCCACCCTGGCTCCCGGCTGGCAGGAACGCTGGCTGGATAAACTCTCTCTCAATGAATGGACCTGCCTGGCGGCAGGGGCGGTTTGGGTTTGGCTTCTGCTGTTAAGCATCCAACAGTGGCTGCCGCGCGCCAAACCGGCCTTGCGGGGATGGATTCCACCGGCGGGTCTCGCCTCAGGTTTGCTGTGCGCCTGCATGGCTGTCGTATGGGCGCGCCACTCCCGGCATGAGGCCATTGTGGTTGCGCGCGAGGCCGTCGTGCGCCAGGCGCCTCTTTTGGAGGCCCAGACTTCTTTCAGCACTCATGACGGCGCGGAACTGCGCGTGCTCGATTCCAAAGGCGACTGGCTCCAGGTCAGCCCTGACCCGCAGCGGATTGGATGGGTGCGCAAGGACCAGGTCCTCCTGGCGCCGGGGGCCTAA
- a CDS encoding BatD family protein has translation MALCLCLMIVIGADAATFTATLDRDTITLGESVSLSLTFEGGTPSQLPGLPAIPNLQVAGSGTSMSTSFINGQSTSSTSYNFIVTPSQPGNYTIPALAANVGGQKLTTQPLVLKVLKPTAPPPDVANSGAQDAFLKLVLPKKEVYVGETFTGQIEIYLASRVLGVGAIQLTGFPADGFNVGKMIEGQRRSVQINNGVYTVIPAFVALKAIKAGPLTIGPVTFNLVLELPSANRQRDPFDPFGFFGSRNEQKQVAIASDAMAMQSLPLPRENVPPSFNGAVGNYSLSMTAGPTNVAAGDPITVKVQISGHGSLDSLLLPEQPAWHDFKTYPPTVKVDTVDKLGTQGTKTFEEIIVPQNAEIKELPPISFSFFDPDQKAYRTLTHPALPLLVRGAGAEAAPSFLAASRGPEDNAPPAQGIVPNKQRLGTVAQLEPPLLKRGWFLALQGVPLLALVSAFVWRRRAEKLANNPQIRRRRTVSRRIRHGLEELRQQAQQNQSEQFFATLFRLLQEQLGERLDLPASAITEAVAEERLRPQGVGDEMLAPLQELFQACNLARYAPIRTSQELTAMIPKVQDVLRQLQELRL, from the coding sequence ATGGCGCTTTGCCTTTGCCTGATGATAGTGATTGGCGCTGATGCCGCCACGTTCACCGCCACCCTCGACCGCGACACCATCACTCTGGGAGAGAGCGTTTCATTGTCACTCACTTTTGAGGGAGGGACGCCAAGCCAATTGCCGGGGTTGCCAGCGATCCCCAACCTGCAAGTCGCAGGGTCCGGCACCTCGATGTCCACCTCCTTTATCAATGGGCAGTCCACATCGAGCACCAGTTACAATTTCATCGTCACTCCCAGCCAACCGGGCAATTATACTATTCCGGCCTTGGCTGCCAATGTCGGTGGCCAAAAACTCACCACACAGCCTTTGGTGCTTAAAGTCCTTAAACCGACAGCTCCGCCGCCGGACGTTGCAAACTCAGGCGCCCAGGACGCTTTCCTGAAACTCGTTCTGCCGAAGAAGGAAGTGTATGTCGGTGAAACGTTCACCGGCCAGATTGAAATCTATCTGGCCAGCCGCGTGCTGGGGGTCGGCGCAATCCAGCTCACCGGGTTTCCTGCAGACGGGTTCAATGTCGGCAAGATGATCGAAGGCCAGCGCCGCTCGGTTCAAATCAATAATGGCGTCTATACCGTCATTCCTGCCTTTGTGGCGCTCAAGGCCATTAAAGCCGGGCCGCTGACCATTGGCCCTGTGACCTTCAACCTCGTGCTGGAACTGCCCTCAGCCAATCGCCAGCGCGATCCTTTCGATCCTTTCGGCTTTTTCGGCAGCCGCAATGAGCAAAAGCAAGTTGCCATTGCATCCGATGCCATGGCGATGCAGTCCTTGCCACTGCCCCGCGAAAACGTTCCCCCCTCCTTCAATGGGGCCGTAGGCAACTATTCCCTCTCAATGACAGCCGGACCGACCAATGTGGCTGCCGGTGACCCCATTACCGTCAAAGTCCAAATCTCAGGCCACGGCTCCCTGGACTCGCTCCTGCTGCCCGAGCAACCTGCCTGGCACGATTTCAAAACCTATCCTCCGACTGTTAAAGTCGATACGGTAGATAAGCTGGGCACCCAGGGAACAAAAACTTTCGAAGAAATCATCGTCCCGCAAAATGCCGAGATTAAAGAGCTACCGCCGATTTCATTCAGCTTTTTTGATCCTGACCAGAAGGCTTATCGGACGCTTACGCATCCGGCGTTGCCGCTCCTGGTGCGGGGGGCGGGAGCTGAAGCGGCGCCGAGCTTCTTAGCCGCCTCGCGCGGACCCGAGGATAACGCGCCGCCAGCGCAGGGCATCGTGCCAAACAAACAACGCCTCGGGACGGTTGCGCAACTGGAGCCGCCGTTGCTTAAGCGAGGTTGGTTCCTGGCGCTCCAAGGGGTGCCCTTGCTCGCATTGGTTTCAGCCTTTGTGTGGCGTCGGCGCGCCGAGAAACTGGCCAACAACCCCCAAATCAGGCGGCGCCGGACCGTCAGTCGAAGAATTCGCCACGGGCTCGAGGAACTGCGGCAACAGGCTCAACAGAACCAATCCGAGCAGTTCTTCGCGACTCTTTTCCGCCTGCTGCAGGAACAATTGGGCGAGCGGCTTGATCTGCCTGCCTCGGCCATAACGGAGGCGGTGGCCGAGGAACGTTTGCGCCCGCAAGGTGTGGGTGACGAAATGCTTGCCCCGTTGCAGGAGCTGTTTCAGGCCTGCAACCTCGCGCGGTATGCCCCAATCCGAACCAGCCAGGAGTTGACGGCGATGATTCCGAAAGTTCAGGACGTTCTCCGGCAATTGCAGGAGCTCAGGTTATGA